The following are encoded together in the Pygocentrus nattereri isolate fPygNat1 chromosome 15, fPygNat1.pri, whole genome shotgun sequence genome:
- the slc29a1b gene encoding equilibrative nucleoside transporter 1 isoform X1, with protein sequence MLQHQVTVSTEKNWKRHHYTKMATQKPADKYNAVWLIFFMLGLGTLLPWNFFMTATAYFTSRLADNSTVVGDAEGDNRSVLQAKFNNVMTLCAMIPLLVFTCLNSILHQRIPQKLRIMGSLSAILLVFLVTAILVKLSMEPLPFFVITMAKIVIINAFGAVLQGSLFGMAGTLPASYTTPIMSGQGLAGTFAAFSMICAIASGSAITDSAFGYFITACAVIGLAILSYIALPKLEFFQYYQEKSHSSPEQDEENKMDLLHKEENKQGASTSEDVQKSPSIVDIFKKIWVMAFSVCFCFTVTIGTFPAVTADVKSTIANGGAWGDYFIPVSCFLLFNVCDWAGRSLTAVCMWPGKDSKLLPMLLLARLVFVPLFMLCNVQPRYSIPIFFEHDAWYIIFMIFFAFSNGYLASLCMCFGPKKVAGNEAETAGAIMAFFLSLGLALGAALSFLFRGVI encoded by the exons atgcttcaACACCAG GTTACAGTGAGCACTGAGAAGAACTGGAAACGACACCATTACACTAAAATGGCCACACAGAAACCTGCAGACAA GTACAATGCTGTGTGGCTGATTTTCTTCATGCTTGGATTAGGAACTCTACTGCCATGGAATTTCTTCATGACTGCCACAGCG TATTTTACCAGCCGTCTGGCAGACAACTCAACCGTTGTGGGGGATGCTGAGGGAGACAACCGGAGCGTTTTGCAAGCCAAGTTCAATAATGTGATGACACTGTGTGCCATGATCCCACTTTTAGTCTTCACCTGTCTCAACTCCATTCTACACCAGAG AATCCCTCAGAAGCTAAGGATAATGGGTAGTTTGTCTGCCATCTTGTTGGTGTTTTTGGTCACTGCTATCCTGGTTAAATTGTCTATGGAGCCTTTGCCCTTTTTTGTGATCACCATGGCAAAAATTGTCATCATTAATG CGTTTGGAGCTGTTCTGCAGGGTAGTCTTTTCGGCATGGCTGGTACACTGCCTGCctcctacactacaccaatcaTGAGTGGCCAGGGGCTGGCCGGCACCTTCGCTGCCTTCTCCATGATCTGCGCCATCGCTA GTGGTTCTGCTATAACAGACAGTGCTTTTGGCTACTTCATCACGGCCTGTGCCGTGATAGGCCTCGCTATCCTGTCTTACATTGCTCTCCCCAAACTG GAATTTTTCCAGTACTACCAAGAAAAAAGCCATAGCAGTCCTGAACAAGATGAGGAGAACAAGATGGATTTGTTGCATAAAG AGGAAAACAAGCAAGGCGCAAGCACCAGTGAGGACGTTCAGAAGAGTCCTTCCATTGTAGACATCTTTAAAAAG ATCTGGGTGATGGCCTTCTCTGTGTGCTTTTGCTTCACAGTAACCATTGGCACTTTccctgctgtcactgcagatgtTAAATCTACCATTGCTAATGGAGGAGCTTGGG GGGATTACTTCATCCCTGTGTCCTGTTTCCTGCTCTTTAACGTGTGTGACTGGGCAGGCCGGAGCTTGactgctgtgtgtatgtgg CCTGGGAAGGACAGTAAGCTCTTGCCGATGCTACTATTGGCCCGCTTGGTCTTCGTGCCCCTCTTCATGTTATGTAATGTCCAGCCACGCTACAGCATTCCCATATTCTTTGAACATGATGCCTGGTATATCATCTTCATGATCTTCTTCGCCTTCTCCAATGGATACTTGGCCAGCCTCTGCATGTGCTTTGGTCCCAA GAAAGTGGCTGGGAACGAGGCAGAAACAGCCGGAGCAATCATGGCCTTCTTCCTGTCTCTTGGCCTCGCTTTGGGGGCTGCCCTCTCCTTCCTGTTCCGAGGGGTCATTTGA
- the slc29a1b gene encoding equilibrative nucleoside transporter 1 isoform X2, producing MATQKPADKYNAVWLIFFMLGLGTLLPWNFFMTATAYFTSRLADNSTVVGDAEGDNRSVLQAKFNNVMTLCAMIPLLVFTCLNSILHQRIPQKLRIMGSLSAILLVFLVTAILVKLSMEPLPFFVITMAKIVIINAFGAVLQGSLFGMAGTLPASYTTPIMSGQGLAGTFAAFSMICAIASGSAITDSAFGYFITACAVIGLAILSYIALPKLEFFQYYQEKSHSSPEQDEENKMDLLHKEENKQGASTSEDVQKSPSIVDIFKKIWVMAFSVCFCFTVTIGTFPAVTADVKSTIANGGAWGDYFIPVSCFLLFNVCDWAGRSLTAVCMWPGKDSKLLPMLLLARLVFVPLFMLCNVQPRYSIPIFFEHDAWYIIFMIFFAFSNGYLASLCMCFGPKKVAGNEAETAGAIMAFFLSLGLALGAALSFLFRGVI from the exons ATGGCCACACAGAAACCTGCAGACAA GTACAATGCTGTGTGGCTGATTTTCTTCATGCTTGGATTAGGAACTCTACTGCCATGGAATTTCTTCATGACTGCCACAGCG TATTTTACCAGCCGTCTGGCAGACAACTCAACCGTTGTGGGGGATGCTGAGGGAGACAACCGGAGCGTTTTGCAAGCCAAGTTCAATAATGTGATGACACTGTGTGCCATGATCCCACTTTTAGTCTTCACCTGTCTCAACTCCATTCTACACCAGAG AATCCCTCAGAAGCTAAGGATAATGGGTAGTTTGTCTGCCATCTTGTTGGTGTTTTTGGTCACTGCTATCCTGGTTAAATTGTCTATGGAGCCTTTGCCCTTTTTTGTGATCACCATGGCAAAAATTGTCATCATTAATG CGTTTGGAGCTGTTCTGCAGGGTAGTCTTTTCGGCATGGCTGGTACACTGCCTGCctcctacactacaccaatcaTGAGTGGCCAGGGGCTGGCCGGCACCTTCGCTGCCTTCTCCATGATCTGCGCCATCGCTA GTGGTTCTGCTATAACAGACAGTGCTTTTGGCTACTTCATCACGGCCTGTGCCGTGATAGGCCTCGCTATCCTGTCTTACATTGCTCTCCCCAAACTG GAATTTTTCCAGTACTACCAAGAAAAAAGCCATAGCAGTCCTGAACAAGATGAGGAGAACAAGATGGATTTGTTGCATAAAG AGGAAAACAAGCAAGGCGCAAGCACCAGTGAGGACGTTCAGAAGAGTCCTTCCATTGTAGACATCTTTAAAAAG ATCTGGGTGATGGCCTTCTCTGTGTGCTTTTGCTTCACAGTAACCATTGGCACTTTccctgctgtcactgcagatgtTAAATCTACCATTGCTAATGGAGGAGCTTGGG GGGATTACTTCATCCCTGTGTCCTGTTTCCTGCTCTTTAACGTGTGTGACTGGGCAGGCCGGAGCTTGactgctgtgtgtatgtgg CCTGGGAAGGACAGTAAGCTCTTGCCGATGCTACTATTGGCCCGCTTGGTCTTCGTGCCCCTCTTCATGTTATGTAATGTCCAGCCACGCTACAGCATTCCCATATTCTTTGAACATGATGCCTGGTATATCATCTTCATGATCTTCTTCGCCTTCTCCAATGGATACTTGGCCAGCCTCTGCATGTGCTTTGGTCCCAA GAAAGTGGCTGGGAACGAGGCAGAAACAGCCGGAGCAATCATGGCCTTCTTCCTGTCTCTTGGCCTCGCTTTGGGGGCTGCCCTCTCCTTCCTGTTCCGAGGGGTCATTTGA